AGGGAAAAAGAGACGCCTCTGTGCACGGTTAACATAGTTGTCTCGTTGTTTCCTTCGCGAACGTAAACTTTATACAAGCTTCACCGACGTTTTTCCACCTGTTACCTGACAGGTTCCTCATCTCTAGTCTTTCCACATTTTCATGGTGTTTTCGATGTCGATAATAATGTACAAAGACGAGCAATGAAACGAGATAACGACCACAAATGATACGTTTACCTATATGTTTCGAGTAACACTAAGGTTACTGGAATAACAACACTGCTTTCGAGGGATGAACAGAATGTCTTTTCTTTGTTTCTGGATTCTTACGGGGAACCGGTACCATGTAATTACCATGAAATACCGCTATGGTGTTATCACACCTTTCTGTCTGTTCTCTTTGTCGTATCTCGAATCGAGATTGCGATCTTCTCTCGTCTTTATAAAGTGGTTTGACCTGAGACCTTGATACTTGACTTCGACCGCATGCTTTCTTTCTCCAGGTGAAGCTTCGAAACCTTTTCGAAGTTTTGGTTACAATTCTGAACGGTTTTGGTTATAATTCGTAAGGTACTTTCTTTGTTCTATTTGTTATTCGCTAGAAGTAGCTGAAGCTACTGTTTCTTTTCTAcataattagaaataattagCAATACTTCTGTATAGTATACTATAATTAAAACTGTATCCAAGTGTAACGTTTTTACTTTTCTTtccattttgtcatttttatctAGTTtatcaaatacaaattattatttggatacgaacaattttgcatttataaaatgtattaattttggaacttcaaaattaatagaCGTCAGTCTTAACTTAAACGACTTAAACTAAACAAGAGAAAAATGTGTTGACATCAAATCTATAAGACCGGTAGGTTCGTACAATTATCGTTAATAATCGTAATAGCGGACGTGTAGGAGCACGGAAATAGTCGAGATAGAAAATTCGTTCATTGAAATTAAGCCGTATATAATCAGATAATGTTCTAATTTCTCGGCGAAGCTCTTCCCCTTAATGTTCGATCGGAAGTTCAAGCATGATAAATGGATCCTGTGCTTCGATGCTGCTAACGGTACTATCAGATCCTTTTATCCTTCTCCTGCAACCTCATATCCGCAATCACGATGAAAGCCTTCTAGCTGTCCACATGCACGAAGTGACTTGACCTCGGACCTCGATACTTAATAAATCGAACTTTTTCTCGCATGCTACCATGCCTTTCAACTCGTGTTGTTCATCCTCGCATTTGACACGGCGGATCAATCACTTTGACCCTCGTAGAAACGTCATTGTACGATTTACGAAACTGGATTTTTAAGAACGATTTAATAATTGCAGTTTTAAGAATAGTTACGAAACATTAAATTCATGtatctaaattattatatatttattaaatttaatttatatttacattcatacgatatttttttaatgattGGACACTAAAACTGGGGACactgtacaatttaaatatattacatttttttattagttcTTCAATAAATTTGCtgctgtaaatttttattttgtaaagtaAGATTGATGCTGTACATTTTGTATAGTTtgtgtaattaattttacagCTGTGTCAAAATGGTTGTTTGCTTCATTCAAAGGTAATATAACCTATAAGTGTGTTGTTGGAAAATACTGCATTACTGATGTGTtacgaaaattaaatttttccaacgtttattgttttattatgttTAGAATCCTCGTTATTTTTACTGCAGTCTTTCATCAACAGTATTGATATTGAAATAAACTATACAATACacttattttttcattaaagaattatttcaccAAAATGGTTCTTGTTGTGTCATCAATTTTCAGATTCGTCTtcatgttaaaaaaaaaatggagtCACGTCCATGTCTAACGGACGTAATCCTCTAAACTTGAATTTGACAGGCAACTTCAATCGAATTGCTAAGAATTTGAAAGGCCCAATGGGACCGAAACGAAGTTCGTCGCGTACGGAACCGTGAAGTAACGGTACAGGGATTCTGGAACCccacaaagaaaaaaaaaagaagaaagaataaCAAGACAACTCGGCCATTCGCGATCCCTCCATACGCTCCGTTCTTTCCAACGCTGCCTCTCGTGGGTTCTTTCTCGTTCATATCCCGTTTACGCCTCTTTCGGCCGTACAGCGAGACCCGTAATTTAAATGGAATGCGGTGTAAATTGTGTCGACGATACGTTGCTCGATAATTAGTCCCCAAACGGACGATTCGAGAGAACGATAGGAACCTAGTTTTGATAGAGAATTCGTGAGAGAAAGCAATTACTGATCGTTCCATGGATTTTCGTATTGCCGCTGGATTTTACGATCAGATACTCCGAAATGTCACGTAGGAAAATGTACGTAAATAGCTTAGTTCTTGTGATacgagaaaattttaaattggttACAAACATAAGAGTATACATAAGTTTGTAAAATAGTCACAGAAACGTAAAAtctaaatttaatatgtaattgaACCTTCTATATAATATaaaggaaattttagaaatttttctaaTATACAAGCTGCTTCACATTTGAATCATATTAAActacataaaatacaataaataattgttacctACTTcctgaaatttaatataatataaactttttattcttattcgaTATAAACCTCTATATTGCCTATATCAAAAAACCACCCTACTACCCGCCAATACTGCACCCAAATATAAAATCTAAAttctgaattaaattttaaatttcgtcGATCACCCCGTATAAATAACTGCAACGATAGTTTGAAGATTTCGTAAACgaccaaataattaattaacctaGCATTTTTGAAGATCGCCGCTCGTTAACGCGTGTTTCGTTAATCAGCAACGTGCATCGTTCTCGGAAAGGGACACTCGGTAAGTTTATTCTCGCGTTGATTTATCGATTACGAGTGCGGTTGATTTTTTTTCGTCGCGCAACGAAAAATCGTTGATCGTGAGCCGGAGTTCGTGTAACACAATTACCTGTTCCATTGCCTCCCTGCATTGTTACGCGGATCCGTTTACGTTGGCCGAACTTTCCCTCCACGAATGGTGCCGGAACGAGACGGAATCGCGTGTCGTGATTATATTATGGCGCCCCACCGCAGTCGAATATTATTTGCATCGAAATTTCTGACAGCTCAGATTGCGTCCCCTTATGTGTATGTACGGTTCAGAGGAAAAAACTACCTCCAGAAAAAAATGACAATGAATATGAGAAAGATCCCTTATTTGTAAATTGAACAATCAAAACAAAACTAAATATTATATCctctattattaaaaaattgtatacattttcGAGAGTAGCCCATTAACACGCAAATCTGTGTATTTGCTTACAGATTCCTCGATCGGTGATCATCGTCAGGGTCGAATGTCCCTTCAGACTGAGCTACCATCGTCGAAAGCGAAGAGGGAGCAAGCTCTCCGCAGCATTTTGGCGGCGAGAAGACGACAGATTTTGGGTCAACGACCAATCGAATCTAGAAATCAGAATCGTGCAAAACCCACAGAAGCGAAAGAAACGTCGGACGTTCTGGAAGCTCAAGAAACGAAACATGGGATGTACGTGACGGCATCAGCGAACGGGAAAGTGGAGCACTCGATCGATGAAGAATTAGCGATCAAGGATGTGGACATCGAATTCGTCTCGAAAGAATTGGATAGCAAACGGCCGGTGGAGAGTTCGAAAAGATCCAACGAAACTCTTTCAAGTGTCGATAAGCCTGACTCCAAAACGGAAACTTCGACcaatcaaaagaatttatctTCCACAACGTCCGGTCAGAAATCTTCGGACACGGATATTCGGAAGAAGAACATCGTCTCGATGCCAGAGTCGTTGTACAACTACTTCAGGCCGGTGGAGAGTAACATACCGGTAGAGGACATGTCTCAGTTTCTGTATTTCGGTCAGAAGATTCAGCCGGAGGCTCAGAACAATACGGGGAACAATTCCGTGGAGGCGACGCCAACGGCGCCAACCGCGCCCAGTTCTCGAAGACGGTACTCCATGAAGAGGTACACCACGACGACGCCGGTATCGATGCCGATCCCACGGCTGGAGGAGATAATAAACGAGGAGATGAACATCGCGGTGGAGCGTCGCACCGTCGAGAAGAACAAGATGTCGAAGATCAAGAATGCCTTCAGGAGCCCGGAAAATGGCGTCTATTATAGGAAAAGCAGACCGACCGAGCCGACGATCGCTTCGAACGTTATCATGGCTGGCAATACCACGGATACGAAGTCGGGTGGCGACGGGTTTCACGAGGACAACCCGTCCGCTCACGCCGACACGCCGGGCCAGCTGCGGCACGAGAGAGGAAGTGCTGCTACCCACGTGGTCGCTGAAACGAGGAATGCGACCAACTCGACCCAGATACCGTACCAGCAGCCCGTTTCCGCGAACACGTACGAACCGACCGAGACGGAAAGTGAGACCGTTTCCCGCGATCGTCCTACGGACTCCTCGAGCGAGCCCAACGCGATGTCGAACGGAGTGGAGCAATCCAGAGCTGCTTCGATGAGCTCTACCGTTGAGGATACTTCCCCGATGGAACGAGATAAAAGCGACTGCGCGATCGAGGACAAGATTTCCTCGACGGAGATGGATATGTACGGCGATCAAACAGAGAAGAAGATCAGGAGGATCGACTACGAAGCGGATTTCAATAGAAAATCCGATAAAACGGATCAACCTCGAGGCTCCAGCTCGCGCGAGAACAATAACATCGAGACGTCGACGTCCAGGGAGAAGATCGGTCGGGCGAGCACGGAGCCGTTTCGGATCTCGTGGACGTCTCCCGAGACGTCCACCCTGAGGATCATCGTAACCGAGGGAAGTCTGGAGCAGGGTTTCGCGATCGGCGCGGACTCCGCGGAGAAGTATACCGTTAAACCGGTCGATTCCACGGAGGAACGAGTTCGTAGCGTCGCTTCCGGCGATGTTCCCACCACGAAGGCTCATTCGactacgacgacgacgacaacgtTCGAGGCAACGACGAGCGGATCCAGCAGCGTGTCCGCGATCGAGCCGGCACTAGCACGGCCGAAAGGTCGACTACGGGAACAgaagcagcaacagcaacagcaacggCAGCGCACGGAAGGGAATAAGGTAGATCGTGAGGAGAATCAGGATCGGCAGCAGCATCGACATCAggaacaacagcagcagcacgTGTACGCTTACACGATAACGAACGTGACGCGGCTATTGCGCAACTACACCGGACCTGGGTTAAGCAGAGAGGAAGAAGGAGGGCCAGAACGGAGCACCGGTACGACCGAGATAACGACCGGATCGCTGCAGCGGCGTCAGCCACCGCCGCCGTCTCTTCTTCTGCTTCCTCGTGCCGGTAGTGGTATAGAGGCGGCCAGAGCGCCGGTGGAACTCAGTGCCGGCACAACCGTCGAGCCAGTCGGTGGAGAGTCCGTGGCACACCTGGTGGGGGAACGACCGAGGAAGGTGGTCGCAGTCGCGCCGCAGTCGCAGCAACGCGCGGTCAACGAAACGACGACGACGGTGCAGCTGACCAGCGTAAACAAGAGCGGCCCGTGGTCGGCCAAGCCGACGGAACCGAGCAACACCGCTGCCCGAGGAGCAGTTCGATGGAACCATACTAAAACCAGGAACACGGACCTCGAGGGTTTCGGGGACAGGAGGTTCCTCAGGAAATCGGCGAGCGCGGTGCTTAATCAGCGAATCGGAGCGAGCGGCGACGAGGACGTTCCGGTAATCGGGAAAAGACGGAGGCCGACAAATGGCCAGATCGGCTCGTCCAGCAGGAGGGTGAAAGGTTCCAGCAAGATCGTGGACGAGAACTTCGCCGTGTCGAATGGTTCGATCGGTGATAAGAGAAATTTCGGTGCCGAGAAGAAGACAGAGGATGCGGTGGAGGGTCGAGGCTTCCGAGAGCTCGCGTCCGTTGATGTGAATCGAACGAGCGAGAAAAACGTCGCGATAAACGAGACGGTGGAAAACGTCACGATGCAGCAGAGAATCGCCGTCACGACGTCCTCTCCTTCTGGGGAGGAAACGATCGATTCGACTACCCCGCGGGTGTCCGACAACTCCACGGAGGAGGATCGAGGTAATCTGACGGAGACGGTGACTCCGATGAACAGGTACGCGGAGTTCGATGCCAAAGACAAGAATACGGTGTTTCGAAGCGATAACGATAGTGTCGGTAGTAGTTTATCCCACGGGAACGTCAGGGGCGGTATGGTTAATGGTACCAAGAGCGGAAGCGGTTCGCCGACCGTGACAGTGACCGCGACAGTCGACGAAACGACCGTGCTCAAAGAGACTGTGTCGACTATCGCGCCGATACCGGCGCCAGTTTTTCCAGTTACACCCAGAATAATTACGGAAGTGGATCGAGCGCCGGTCGAGAAGGAGACTTTCACCTCGAAGCCGACCGAGTCCACGAGCCAGGTGACGGACGTTGGAACGACCGAGCCGCCCGAAGCGGCTAACCTGAATCCCTCGGAGAAGACGGGATCCAAGTTCGAAGACGCGACCGCAACCGCGACAAGTACGACGGAAGTGCCGACCACGACGATGACCACCGTGCAGATAGAGATTGCCACGGTACCGCAAGACCAAAGCACCACTTCCGAATCGAGCCAGCCGAAACCCGAAACGTCTACCGGTCCTTCGATCGCGGAGCCGAAGAGAATGTCCGGCGAGAGGTCGCCGGAAGTCAGGCCACGAAATCTCTCCGACGAGTCGAAGGACAAAGACGACGTGTTGCCTATAATGCATCTGTATAACACGTCGGACATATTCAACGGCAGCGGGCCCATGAACTCGTTCTCGCGCGGCACGGAACGACGAACGGAGCTTCCGGTGGACCCGAAGCGACCTGAGCTTTCCAGAACGAGCGAGAAAGCCAACGACACCGTGACCTCTAAGAGCGTAGCGAACGACGTGTCCGCTCGTGTTCCCGTGTCCGACTCCACCAGGAAGGACAAACACGACGATGCTCGCGAAACCTCCTCTCAGGTACCACCGATGGGTGCGGGTAGAGGATCCATGAATGGAAACGGCAACAACAGGACGAGACACAGGCCAGTTTACCATCACACGATCCTGCCGGAATACAACACTTCCGTGTACAGCAACGGCGAACTGAACAGGACGTTCTTCGATACCGGATTGATATCGGTTAGTCCACGGGAGTCGGTGAATATCAGTGAAGTGATATCGAAGAGACACGACGGTGACGCCATCGCGTCGCAGGAGACCGTCGCCGTGGTCAGCTACATCCTGGCGACGCTGGTCGTCTTCCCGATCGCCGTCGGCGTTGGTCTCATTCTAAGAAGACTGATACTTAGGAATCGTAAGGTGAGTGGTGATTTCGGCTCGTCCGAGACTACTCCTCCGTGGACCGAACGGATTAGAAAGCATCTGTACCGTGTACGCATATGTAATATAGGTCGTCGAATGAAAGTGGTCTTGTGACATTTGACGCTGGTCCGCTGTCCAGACTCCTTTTCGCGTGAAAGTTTGTGGAGGTGTAGGAACGAGGTTGGTGTCAGTGGCCTGGTTATTTTTCTACCTTGTAACTCGTGCACTCCTTTCTTTCTGTATCGCTAGGGATTTTCAGAATCTTCTACGAGATTTACTGTGAATGTGCCGTGATCGTGATACGTATGCTGCTTTGTACCAGTTTTACTCGAGACGCATCGGATTCGGATTCTAGGTCAGACAGATTGAATCGAGATCGAAACTCCTCTGGGCTGGGTCATCGGGGCAATCTGAGTTGTGTGATACGTTGTGACCCAGAAAAAGTAGAGTCTTGGCAAAATGTACCggttttgcattttttaaaattctgttGATAGagtcattttaataattcatctcTTTTAAGTTATATTCACTGAGTATTTCTTAACAGAATACTATCCTTACGATGTAATTCGTTCTGAAATAGTTAACTTTAAATTTCCTTttgaataaattcaaaattattttatcattttaaaaagTTAGTACTTTTTACATTGAAAAGgtcattgtaaaatatttggaattttttagtgCGCAGTTGCAATCTAATGACTCGTAGTTATAGCTATCTTTAGTAATAGAAAAGGCCATTACTAAGGATAACTATAATCACCTACCATTATCCCTAATTAAACGATATATCGTGTTGCCTAATCATGTTGATACTTCTATCGATGTTTAAAATGTACTGTCATgcattaacattaattttaattatacggTCACAACAATGTATAAAATAGCGAAATGGTGCAATTGGCACTATTTTTGAGATGGAGCAATGAAATGGTAAAATATAGTATGAcagtataataatacaaaaatagaagactaaaaatatatttttttaaaaatatgtaccgACAAGAATTATTTGCTGAAGTAGGGTAATGAGATGTTTTTGATCAGAATCATTCAAAACACTATCATTGAAATGTCCAGGTATTTAAACATCGAACTGTGTCAGTTAATTAACACATTGATAGCCTCGTCACTCATCAACGAATGACATTTGAATTTCCATAAGGATCTTGTGTTTACTTAAGAAACTACTAAGTGAAGatcataaataaaagaaataacgaAATGAACCGGACAAGATTGGTGAAAGATAAAAATACTGTTCGACGAGAGTTTTAATGCCTTCCACGTGACGATGGAAATATTAGCGTCTCGTATCGTGTTTTGTCCCTGATTTATTTCAAGTATCACCCAGCAGATTACGGCGATTTCTTCGGTGAAGAAATTCGatctttaaataatatttacctTGCTCTAACGAAATAATTTCAATCGAGGAATACATGAAATGGTACGTGAAACCAGTGCACGTTTCAGTTTTATCCCCGTGATTCCTGTCCGGCGGGTGTAATTTCCTTTCGAGCCTGTTCGTCGGCAACATTATCGCTAGCAAAAAACATTGATTTACGATTGTGTACCGTAAAGCGTATCCGACCGATGATCGCTAAATCGAAACACGAATCGCATGGTAGTTGCCACTTATGTACCGTTACGAGGCCCGCGGATTATCAAAGCGTACGAGCATTTATCATTCGGCCATTAACCGGGACTTTCGATATCTTCTGGATATGAGATGGTCTTTCGTTCTGAGCATTGCCTTCGACAATTCGATAATTAGCTCGAATACGGACAACAGGAAGCATTTATCGCGTTAGAGATCAAACGGTTTCTGTCAGAAGAACTTGGactattaaaatttctttcagTACAAATTATCTGATATTCCGAAGTAAGTGAAATGTTAATTTGGACCTTTCTGATTGGAggataattatttattgtatctcGGTACTTAATTTTCGGTGGGGAACCTTGAGGTTTTATGAGGTAAAATTTATGGAGTTGATTATGGAGATAATTATGAAATGTtatagttttttatttattttggagGTTTCTGAGTTTTTGtttctcaatttcacaatttttcaatttacaaattaccaacAATCCATAttaagaaattctaaattttcacaattttcaaatccttctattccaaatttcataatgtTCTAATTCCTATatgtcaaatttcacatatttcaaGTCTCTTatgttccaaatttcacaactttcaaattcctatattccgaatttcataattttcaaattcctgtattccaaatttcacatgtttcaaattcgtatattccaaattttacatatttcgaattcctatattccaaattttacatatttcaaaactctgcattccaaatttcacaaggttccaattcctattttccaaatttcacatatttcaaattcctatatcccaaatttcacgTATTTCAAATCTCtgcattccaaatttcacaaggttccaattcctattttccaaatttcacatatttaaaatttctacattccaagTTTCACAATgttcaaattcctacgcttcaaatttcacatatttcaaatttctacattccaagTTTCACAATGTTCAAATTCCTATGtgccaaatttcacatatgtcaaatctctgcatttcaaattttcactgttcgaattctccaaatttttaaatttctaaattttcaaatacctaaattccaattccccagctcccaattctcccatttccaaatttctaaattttcaattcctcaatttccaactgcctctatttttaaattaccccAAATtcaatccacaaattccaaatctccaaattcccgaattatcaaaattctcctaaatttccaaattatccaacttctccaactttcaaaatcttcaaaagcCCTCGAATTCCCCGTAAATATCTGAGTTATCAATTAGTGTATATATTGAAGTTAGTATACACATtaaaattactgtacatattgaaATTAGTATACTAtgacatattgtatattgaaaGAAGTGACCGGAGAGCGTCATGGCGGCGAACGTGTTAATGACAGGTTTAAGTTCGAGTTCGCGTGCGTTCCGAGTATCATCGAGTCTTTAGAGCAGCCTGAATGAAACGTAATGAAAAATCGTTTCTTCCAAGGAGGAAAATGGCTGTACAAGGAAGTGCTTTGAAGTTTTATTAATGATGGTGTTCCGTGAGTTCGCCGAGCCTTTCTAGGTCGTGATAATAAAACAGTCTAATTAAAGCAATCTCTTTCCTTTATCAAAGAGGTTCCGCAAATCAAATACGTTTTGATCAAAAATGTCTTTTCTCCAAAGTGTATTCTTTTTCGCGTAGTAACGACGTCTTTTCTTATTTAAATCCGTAAACTTAGAACAAAGCGTTCGAAGAAAATACTTCGATTTTCAACAAAAAATGTCTACTTCTGACTAGTGCTTTTATCCTGTTTAAGCAATAAAAATCATTCAAGTTGAAATATTAGAGAAACGATAAAACAAAACGAAACCGCATAAAATGCTTTTATGCTAAATGCCTTCACCTGCGAAATAATGGTGCTATTTTGAAAGTAATAAAATCTTTTGTTATTTGAGtttctaaaatcttcaaaacAGAGAAAATGAAAGTTTCGAGGAAACGTATAGATCTACAAAAACTTTTGTTACTGAATAAACTTCATTCTTTTTAAAAACAgtcttttgttatttaaattttgataatctTACAGAAACaatgaaacataaaatggcAAAATTCGGCATAAATTACATTATCTTTTTTCGCTAATTTAACGAGAACTTTTTTTTCTTACAGCTTAGTAACACATTAATAaccattatttaaatttcacaGAATTAGCTATTCTGAAAAACGATGAAAATAATTTGTGACTTACGgaaagaaattgaggaattattgttttatttgtttcaaGGAAAAAAGATATTGTTTTTCCCTAAAGGACTTAAGTGTCTCTTGAAATTGGTTTCTAATTGGTCAATCGTAATAATGGAAGGTATTacctttttcttcaaattttttcctACTTGACCCTGAACTCGCCACGAACGGGCCCAGCAACTCGGTCGTCACTTAATTTTTAAGGTTCGCGAAAGCTCGAATGATTCATCAGATCTGTAATAATCGGTCGATCGACGATTACGGATCATCGGGTTTATTGTATGAAAACGACTGCCAGGTGTTTTCTTTTCACTGAAAACACACCATTGCGTCCTTTGATTTAACGGTCACTGTAATTTCTCGGTTTAACGAGAAAATAAAGAACTTATGTAACCACGTAACTATTGTTTATGAAAattgcttttatttttacttgagATGTAATCGAATATTAATTTCATAGGCTAGAAATTTTTGTATCGAATTTCGAGGGCGAGTGAATATAACCTAGAAATTGAGAATGTAAGAAATACTGATTATGTTTGGGACCATTTTGAATCAGTTCTAATTATTATACACGTAATCTACAATGAAatataatgtttaaaatttatgacattcaaactgagaaatttcgaaaatttcaaattgaggagtttacaagttttttaattgcaattcttaacatttggaattttacaGATCTTGAAATATCAGTGCCATAAATTCTCATCTTTAGAACTTGAaaagtcttaaaatttttaaaaacatataTTCCGAGATTcattaactttgaaatattaaaattttcaaaatcataaatttagaattttcaaattcacaaaacttGTGAACTCAATAATTCACAGATACAGAATGTTTAATATGTATCTTGAATTCTATTTactctatctatctatctatctatttaTCTACCTATGTATCAATCTATCTATGTATCTACCTATCTATCTATTTATCTATTTATCTGTCTATCTATCTatgtatctatctatctatctacctatttatctatctatctatcttcaaattgaaaaactgaatccAATTCAACGTTTTTCAATTCTAACGTCATTCAAAATAATTGTTAAGAaggtgtaaaaagtatattacttGCATTATGTAAGATAATCAGCTACTTGTGCACTTGATTCGCGTCACAATTAAATGATGGTTAATTGAAACGAAGTTTAATCAATTATTTCAGTGTCAATGAATGCATAGTCCTTTTAAAGGCAGCACAAGTATATCGTTCACGGTACATATTAACAGTTCAATACCATTCGTTCCACGTGTCAGTCTCGAACGGGAAAAAAGCAGTCAGTCACGTATTTTCTCTTGCATTTACGTCAAAGTCATTTTTTTATCTTAGCCAACGTTCTACGCGTTTTCAAGTTCCTTATTCGCGGCGTAATTCGAGAAAGTCATGTACGACGTGTTAACGCGTGTAAATAGTTTCTCCTCGATGGAACGACTGGTCACGTACTGAATTTCATAAACAAATAAACATGATAATATGCAAGAGTTAATTATTCGATATTTCACGTCAACTAACATGTATCAGTTATACAAACGTTTCAAGcagattgaaatttaatttaattcttggaCAGTAGACTGTTGagataaatgcaaaatttttgttaatttttgttctttaaattgtattatttatttttttatgtatttcttGTATAGTTTGTACTCTATATACTTATTAGTATTCTAGTATACTCTGTGTAGTATAGTGTAATTACTTTGTAGTagtttgatatattttataattattctgcAGTAATTACTCTGTGCTACACAGTAACATATAAACAAATTGACAATAAATGAGTAAAATggattatatataaattattctatatttgtaatttaaactcTAATTAGATACATACTCtgtatatgtatttaattatatttctttaaatactaCTA
Above is a window of Megachile rotundata isolate GNS110a chromosome 1, iyMegRotu1, whole genome shotgun sequence DNA encoding:
- the LOC100880368 gene encoding uncharacterized protein LOC100880368 isoform X1, producing MTVNRSVLAMVLMLMTSVIILVHAKDVTTLEYDDLLPANETNARHRIDTDSSIGDHRQGRMSLQTELPSSKAKREQALRSILAARRRQILGQRPIESRNQNRAKPTEAKETSDVLEAQETKHGMYVTASANGKVEHSIDEELAIKDVDIEFVSKELDSKRPVESSKRSNETLSSVDKPDSKTETSTNQKNLSSTTSGQKSSDTDIRKKNIVSMPESLYNYFRPVESNIPVEDMSQFLYFGQKIQPEAQNNTGNNSVEATPTAPTAPSSRRRYSMKRYTTTTPVSMPIPRLEEIINEEMNIAVERRTVEKNKMSKIKNAFRSPENGVYYRKSRPTEPTIASNVIMAGNTTDTKSGGDGFHEDNPSAHADTPGQLRHERGSAATHVVAETRNATNSTQIPYQQPVSANTYEPTETESETVSRDRPTDSSSEPNAMSNGVEQSRAASMSSTVEDTSPMERDKSDCAIEDKISSTEMDMYGDQTEKKIRRIDYEADFNRKSDKTDQPRGSSSRENNNIETSTSREKIGRASTEPFRISWTSPETSTLRIIVTEGSLEQGFAIGADSAEKYTVKPVDSTEERVRSVASGDVPTTKAHSTTTTTTTFEATTSGSSSVSAIEPALARPKGRLREQKQQQQQQRQRTEGNKVDREENQDRQQHRHQEQQQQHVYAYTITNVTRLLRNYTGPGLSREEEGGPERSTGTTEITTGSLQRRQPPPPSLLLLPRAGSGIEAARAPVELSAGTTVEPVGGESVAHLVGERPRKVVAVAPQSQQRAVNETTTTVQLTSVNKSGPWSAKPTEPSNTAARGAVRWNHTKTRNTDLEGFGDRRFLRKSASAVLNQRIGASGDEDVPVIGKRRRPTNGQIGSSSRRVKGSSKIVDENFAVSNGSIGDKRNFGAEKKTEDAVEGRGFRELASVDVNRTSEKNVAINETVENVTMQQRIAVTTSSPSGEETIDSTTPRVSDNSTEEDRGNLTETVTPMNRYAEFDAKDKNTVFRSDNDSVGSSLSHGNVRGGMVNGTKSGSGSPTVTVTATVDETTVLKETVSTIAPIPAPVFPVTPRIITEVDRAPVEKETFTSKPTESTSQVTDVGTTEPPEAANLNPSEKTGSKFEDATATATSTTEVPTTTMTTVQIEIATVPQDQSTTSESSQPKPETSTGPSIAEPKRMSGERSPEVRPRNLSDESKDKDDVLPIMHLYNTSDIFNGSGPMNSFSRGTERRTELPVDPKRPELSRTSEKANDTVTSKSVANDVSARVPVSDSTRKDKHDDARETSSQVPPMGAGRGSMNGNGNNRTRHRPVYHHTILPEYNTSVYSNGELNRTFFDTGLISVSPRESVNISEVISKRHDGDAIASQETVAVVSYILATLVVFPIAVGVGLILRRLILRNRKVLEESDTSSEISCRKDALNLENGDFKTSIEKAITKLPRIQHLCHEAEKPPPPPSQESRWEFPRDKLRLQTVLGQGNFGQVWKAEADDLTGHQGTTRLVAVKTVKEGASDREKEDLVRELEIMQQLGSHPNVVTLLGCCTEQEPHYLILEYVMYGKLLAYLRDHRTRQDFYNFSEDSAALTSRDLTVFGYCVARGMEYLASKKIIHRDLAARNVLVDHNKLCKIADFGMSRFANEDGEVIETRHGRNALPIRWMAPESLIYSLFTTKTDVWSFGILMWEIVTLGSTPYPDMTAREVMRNVQNGYRLERPSHCRSELFRVISRCWHADPDRRPEFQTLRRDLAQLLEDNMNGHYVDLESFASECTD